The following are encoded together in the Thermosipho affectus genome:
- a CDS encoding efflux RND transporter permease subunit, whose translation MKKLIIFSIVILLSILIIISKGKVYTGPEVFLPGFKHGQNIEEINNVNIKNFIRLGKDFNDGNTIFVILYSEKTFFNSEQTTKLIKLEKALLKMKNITTILSPTNIPKANFSSQNYVKNNTLQKDILKDKMAQNLISKDGKYCIINVIFRPNVDSRKDISKIENIVTNYFKNFYLFGEPVIDSYLFKELLKQMYFYPVIMFSLILLFFYYQTKSFKSSLFILLSPILSTLITIAMLFLTGRPLNTLTVMIFSFLLIIGSGYGLHYYNSFYKNKDFKKTKSHILAPILFSMLTTAAGFLSFIFVKIESFKELGVLVSIGLAINVIIIFELSPLILSLGKKEPEKFGIKYLGDKVAIFSLITFVVLIIFSPLILKNISIKSDMLSYFSENSQLGKATKIMQNVFNFREPISLVIENEKVFLASDNTKLKKFTRELEKSELISNVNFPFNIPIPLLYNFSKTNPVLKYYIANKNKIRLLIYLNQDGYNNVDKVVKLIKKYIPYDNFYVAGSSLIWHDINNSILNAQLQTILFASIIIFLMILITFKSIKITLSVIIPISFTTIFNFIFMAIFKINLDISTSITSSILMGLVIDYSIHLANDRSLTKSSKQSIINVGPPILANGIGLILGFSVLLFSSLKLFKSIALLLILGISTGLYFTLIIQPFLLNFTKNKKRPL comes from the coding sequence ATGAAAAAACTTATAATTTTTTCTATCGTTATTTTACTATCTATCTTAATAATAATCTCTAAAGGAAAGGTATATACAGGCCCAGAAGTATTTCTTCCTGGTTTTAAACATGGACAAAATATAGAAGAAATAAACAATGTAAACATTAAAAATTTCATAAGACTTGGCAAAGACTTTAACGATGGCAACACAATCTTTGTTATACTTTATTCTGAAAAAACATTTTTTAACAGTGAACAAACAACAAAATTAATAAAGTTAGAAAAAGCTCTCTTAAAAATGAAAAACATAACTACAATCTTAAGTCCTACAAATATTCCAAAAGCAAATTTTTCATCACAAAACTATGTAAAAAATAACACTCTACAAAAAGATATTCTAAAAGACAAAATGGCACAAAATTTAATAAGCAAAGATGGAAAATACTGCATAATTAACGTAATTTTCAGACCAAATGTAGATTCAAGAAAAGATATCTCAAAAATTGAAAACATAGTAACAAATTACTTTAAAAACTTTTATTTATTTGGGGAACCAGTTATTGATAGCTATCTCTTTAAAGAATTACTAAAACAAATGTATTTCTATCCTGTTATAATGTTCTCTTTAATACTATTGTTTTTTTACTACCAAACAAAATCATTTAAATCTTCACTATTTATACTTTTATCTCCCATACTTTCTACGTTAATAACAATTGCTATGCTCTTCCTCACGGGAAGACCTCTAAATACGTTAACCGTAATGATTTTTTCATTTCTTTTAATAATAGGTTCCGGGTATGGTTTACACTATTATAATTCTTTTTACAAAAACAAGGATTTCAAAAAGACAAAATCTCATATTTTAGCTCCTATTCTGTTTTCAATGTTAACAACCGCTGCTGGATTCTTATCTTTCATTTTTGTAAAGATTGAATCTTTTAAAGAACTAGGTGTTTTGGTCTCTATAGGGCTTGCAATAAATGTAATAATAATTTTTGAACTTTCACCATTAATTCTATCACTCGGAAAAAAAGAACCTGAAAAATTTGGTATAAAATACTTGGGAGACAAAGTTGCTATTTTCTCTCTAATAACTTTTGTTGTTTTAATAATATTTTCCCCATTAATTCTTAAAAATATCTCAATAAAATCTGACATGTTATCGTATTTTTCAGAAAACTCACAACTTGGAAAAGCAACAAAAATTATGCAAAATGTTTTTAACTTTAGAGAACCTATATCATTGGTCATAGAAAATGAAAAAGTATTCCTTGCCTCTGATAATACAAAATTAAAGAAATTTACAAGAGAACTTGAAAAGTCTGAACTTATCTCCAATGTCAATTTTCCATTCAATATTCCTATACCACTATTATACAATTTTTCAAAGACAAATCCCGTTTTAAAATATTACATTGCCAATAAAAATAAGATCAGATTATTAATCTACTTAAATCAAGATGGTTATAACAACGTCGACAAAGTAGTCAAATTAATAAAAAAATACATACCTTATGATAACTTCTATGTGGCCGGTTCTTCTTTAATATGGCATGATATAAATAACAGTATATTAAATGCACAATTACAGACTATCTTATTTGCAAGTATCATAATCTTTCTCATGATTTTAATTACTTTTAAATCAATCAAAATAACCTTAAGTGTAATAATCCCAATAAGCTTCACCACAATTTTCAATTTTATCTTCATGGCAATCTTTAAAATTAACCTGGATATCTCAACATCCATAACCTCTAGTATTTTAATGGGCTTAGTTATAGACTATTCGATACATCTTGCAAATGACAGAAGTTTAACAAAATCTTCAAAACAATCGATAATAAACGTCGGCCCTCCAATTCTTGCAAATGGTATAGGATTGATACTGGGATTTTCTGTTCTACTTTTCTCTTCTTTAAAACTCTTCAAATCAATAGCGTTATTGTTAATACTTGGTATATCTACCGGTCTTTACTTTACACTGATAATACAGCCATTTCTATTAAATTTCACAAAAAATAAAAAAAGACCTCTCTGA
- a CDS encoding helix-hairpin-helix domain-containing protein, with amino-acid sequence MITAIVSPYSFKGSILKIEDTVRYASSQEAKVLVLCDNNFHATVKFIETCKKYHIKPIIAYPYNDKVFYAKNTDELYSLFNAYSNNSFQKLDLNYIDKDQVYFAYYLPGKRKVYETFSKFLGISPVEKGVLKKIYCNLDVSDYKITSFQTLPKAPSNFINLEKINNPAYKERLKYELEIIKAKNFLDYFYTVHKITNIAKKNNIKIGPGRGSAVGSLLSYMLGITKIDPLKYNLLFERFLNIGRKEPPDIDLDVEDEKRKKLIELLKKEFKYVYHISTFSNIGLKTLKKIAFETNVSYLELNDLLGLPIHKSIHAAGIIISTSPLKLPIKDNIIEWDMDSLQKIGYIKFDILGLKTLTILSELENVLGKPKLDSETFKFISKGYTNGIFQLESNIAKKIIRLIKPKSINELSIVISLNRPGPLKSNLDKKLASAKWKNQKGKLDILDETYGILIFQEQIMKIAKNYAEFSDEEADILRKAVSKKDKNIMKPLMEKFRNNLLKKFSENEVNELVEIILEFSEYAFNKSHAVAYSHISYYLSYFKKHYPKEFYTILLKYDTSKIEKIIFEIQSRGFKISSPNIENRKDENTFYIPLFLIKGINENLERKILKNSPYNSLEEFIQKNPNLNYSVIESLIKVGSFDYLSNNRRELLFKLKEIRNGINEKILELSNKLFGKKISEEIKEEKAWERCDMEYNTLGFCISKPFTDNELENQLAPLSIAFSRDQKLAINVKSIAGYASDGISTIKINIPDGIYTLIYDRELKIIPGYRKVTYSVNNLPPKNFLEKGNTNEYLYVKNNNLKIKGARPLFDDYKIMIEGERDVY; translated from the coding sequence ATGATCACCGCAATAGTTTCTCCTTATTCTTTTAAAGGATCTATTCTGAAAATTGAAGACACTGTAAGATATGCTTCAAGTCAAGAGGCAAAGGTTTTGGTGTTGTGTGATAATAACTTTCATGCAACTGTAAAATTTATAGAAACTTGCAAAAAATACCACATTAAACCTATAATTGCATATCCATACAATGACAAGGTATTTTATGCGAAAAACACGGATGAGTTGTATTCGTTATTTAATGCATATTCCAACAATTCTTTTCAAAAATTAGATCTTAATTACATAGATAAAGATCAAGTTTACTTTGCATATTACTTGCCCGGAAAAAGAAAGGTCTATGAAACATTTTCTAAATTCTTGGGTATCTCACCCGTTGAAAAAGGTGTATTAAAAAAAATTTATTGCAATTTAGATGTTTCAGATTATAAAATTACATCTTTTCAAACACTTCCAAAAGCACCATCAAATTTTATAAACCTGGAAAAAATCAACAATCCCGCATATAAAGAAAGGTTAAAATATGAGTTAGAAATCATAAAAGCCAAAAATTTCTTAGATTACTTCTACACAGTCCACAAAATAACAAATATTGCAAAAAAAAATAACATTAAAATTGGTCCTGGAAGGGGAAGTGCTGTAGGCTCTTTGCTGTCGTACATGCTCGGAATAACAAAAATTGACCCTCTAAAATACAATCTGTTATTTGAAAGATTTCTAAACATAGGAAGAAAAGAACCACCGGATATAGATTTAGATGTTGAAGATGAAAAACGGAAAAAACTTATAGAACTACTTAAAAAAGAATTCAAATATGTGTACCACATAAGTACGTTCTCTAATATCGGATTAAAAACACTAAAAAAAATTGCATTCGAAACCAATGTGTCTTATTTAGAACTAAATGACCTTTTGGGGTTACCCATTCACAAAAGTATTCACGCTGCAGGCATAATTATATCTACATCACCCTTAAAACTTCCAATAAAAGATAATATAATTGAATGGGATATGGACTCTTTACAAAAAATTGGATATATAAAATTTGATATTCTAGGCTTAAAAACTTTGACAATTCTTTCTGAACTTGAAAATGTACTTGGAAAACCAAAATTGGATAGTGAAACGTTCAAATTCATATCTAAAGGCTATACCAACGGAATTTTTCAACTTGAAAGTAATATCGCAAAAAAAATTATTAGATTGATTAAACCAAAATCCATAAACGAACTTTCAATAGTTATTTCCCTTAACAGGCCCGGACCTTTAAAATCTAATCTAGATAAAAAATTGGCAAGTGCCAAATGGAAAAATCAAAAAGGCAAATTAGATATACTTGATGAGACATATGGAATATTGATATTTCAAGAACAAATAATGAAAATTGCAAAAAACTACGCGGAATTTTCCGACGAAGAAGCAGATATTTTGAGAAAAGCAGTTTCAAAAAAAGATAAAAACATAATGAAACCTTTAATGGAAAAATTTAGAAATAACCTTCTAAAAAAATTCTCCGAAAATGAAGTAAACGAATTAGTTGAAATTATTTTAGAATTTTCAGAATATGCATTTAACAAATCTCACGCCGTTGCATATTCTCATATATCGTATTATCTTTCATATTTCAAAAAACACTATCCAAAAGAATTTTATACAATACTTTTAAAATACGATACTTCAAAAATAGAAAAAATAATTTTTGAAATTCAATCAAGGGGATTCAAAATTTCTTCCCCTAATATCGAAAATAGAAAAGATGAAAATACTTTTTATATCCCCTTATTTTTAATAAAAGGTATAAACGAAAATCTTGAAAGAAAAATACTTAAAAACTCTCCATACAATTCCTTAGAAGAGTTTATTCAAAAAAATCCAAATTTAAATTACTCGGTAATTGAATCCTTAATCAAAGTTGGAAGTTTTGATTATCTTTCAAATAATAGAAGGGAACTTTTATTTAAATTAAAAGAAATTAGGAATGGAATAAATGAAAAAATTTTGGAATTATCTAATAAACTATTTGGTAAAAAGATTAGTGAAGAAATAAAAGAAGAAAAAGCATGGGAACGCTGCGATATGGAATACAATACTTTGGGATTTTGTATTTCAAAACCATTTACAGATAACGAATTAGAAAACCAACTTGCCCCGCTTTCAATAGCTTTTTCAAGAGATCAAAAATTAGCAATTAATGTTAAATCAATCGCCGGATATGCAAGTGATGGTATTTCTACAATTAAAATAAATATTCCCGATGGAATTTACACGTTGATATATGATAGAGAATTAAAAATAATTCCAGGTTATAGAAAAGTAACTTACAGTGTAAACAATCTTCCACCAAAAAACTTTTTAGAAAAAGGAAACACCAATGAATACCTCTACGTTAAAAATAATAATCTAAAAATAAAAGGTGCAAGACCTCTCTTTGACGATTATAAAATAATGATAGAAGGTGAAAGAGATGTATATTAA
- the rpe gene encoding ribulose-phosphate 3-epimerase has protein sequence MTKLSGSILAADFLNLKSEIKRVENYIDELHIDVMDGHFVPNLTFGFPLIKAVKNITDLPIDVHLMVTNPEFHIDKLLDFDIQRITVHIESTVHIHRAITKIKENNIEAFVTLNPGTPLVLIEEVIPYVDGVLVMSVNPGFSGQKFIAKSIEKIKTLNNWKQKYGMNYSIAVDGGVNSSNADVVVSAGANILIMGYGIFKNPDLENLSSQLRGK, from the coding sequence ATGACTAAATTAAGTGGTTCAATCCTTGCGGCAGATTTTTTAAATTTGAAGTCTGAAATAAAAAGAGTGGAAAATTACATTGACGAACTCCATATAGACGTTATGGACGGTCATTTTGTTCCAAATTTAACCTTTGGTTTTCCATTGATCAAAGCAGTTAAAAATATTACGGATTTACCCATAGACGTACATTTAATGGTTACAAATCCAGAATTTCACATTGATAAACTATTAGATTTCGATATTCAAAGAATCACAGTCCACATTGAAAGCACTGTACACATCCATAGGGCAATTACAAAAATAAAAGAAAATAACATCGAGGCCTTTGTCACACTAAATCCAGGAACTCCCCTTGTATTAATAGAAGAAGTTATTCCTTATGTGGATGGCGTACTGGTAATGAGTGTAAACCCAGGGTTTTCCGGTCAAAAATTTATAGCAAAATCTATTGAAAAAATTAAAACTCTAAACAACTGGAAACAAAAATACGGAATGAACTATTCAATTGCAGTAGATGGTGGGGTAAACTCCTCAAATGCCGACGTTGTAGTATCCGCTGGTGCGAATATTTTAATAATGGGTTATGGTATTTTCAAAAATCCTGATCTTGAAAATCTGAGCAGCCAATTAAGGGGAAAATGA
- a CDS encoding purine-nucleoside phosphorylase produces MKEKILQTVEYIRAKVDFKPDIGLILGSGLGFLADKIEDSNEIAYEEIPNFPHSTVAGHEGKLVFGKLSGKRVVVLKGRFHLYEGWSPEVIKFVIYVLNKLGVKKLIITNAAGGINKLLKPGDIVLVKDIINFQFKNPLRGPNYEEFGPRFPDMSTILDKEWTERLKESFDLPQGVYMAVLGPSYETPAEIRAFRKLGADVVGMSTVPEIIAAKHCGIDCLVLSCVTNMAAGVLDQPLSHKEVVEVANRVKDKFSKIVLKSLEVA; encoded by the coding sequence GTGAAGGAAAAAATTTTGCAAACAGTTGAATATATTAGAGCAAAAGTTGATTTTAAACCGGATATAGGATTAATTTTAGGATCCGGTCTTGGTTTTTTAGCGGATAAAATAGAAGATTCAAATGAAATAGCATATGAAGAAATTCCGAATTTTCCACATTCTACGGTTGCAGGTCATGAAGGAAAATTGGTTTTTGGTAAATTATCTGGGAAACGTGTAGTTGTACTAAAGGGAAGGTTCCATTTGTATGAAGGATGGTCTCCTGAAGTAATAAAATTTGTGATTTATGTTTTAAACAAATTAGGTGTAAAAAAATTAATAATTACAAACGCAGCAGGAGGAATAAATAAGTTATTAAAACCTGGAGATATTGTTTTGGTAAAAGATATTATTAATTTCCAATTTAAAAATCCGTTGCGTGGTCCAAATTACGAAGAGTTTGGCCCGAGATTTCCAGATATGTCGACTATTTTAGATAAAGAATGGACTGAAAGGTTAAAAGAAAGTTTTGATTTGCCACAAGGAGTTTATATGGCCGTTTTAGGCCCAAGCTATGAAACACCCGCCGAGATAAGGGCGTTTAGAAAATTAGGGGCTGATGTAGTGGGAATGTCAACGGTTCCTGAAATAATTGCTGCAAAGCACTGTGGAATAGATTGTCTTGTGTTGTCTTGTGTAACAAATATGGCAGCAGGTGTTTTGGATCAGCCATTATCACATAAAGAAGTTGTAGAAGTTGCAAATAGAGTAAAAGATAAATTCTCAAAAATAGTTTTAAAGTCTTTGGAGGTGGCTTGA
- a CDS encoding DHH family phosphoesterase produces MVANEFLNIVGTLNEAKKIVVIGHIMPDGDDISSVLSLSLGLKKLGKEILSSIDWKIPGYFHEIDEVKHIRNYDEIDVYGFNPDVIVVVDASSPDRVGRFSEVLKDFKVIVIDHHATNTYFGDINWVDPTFGATAQMVLRINKELQVEYDERLALVNLMGIETDTGFFKYSNADERVFNDAAYLISLGARPDVIARMILENKRLEQFKLLSRMIDNLKLECDGKIAYSFLSKEDYEEFNCTDEDSGGFVSEIRAIKGVEIAIFFYEYVKGEVHISFRSKEWFDVSKIAFSLGGGGHPRAAGVTINGNIEDIIKEVIKLTKATFSAQR; encoded by the coding sequence TTGGTTGCAAATGAGTTTTTGAATATTGTTGGAACCTTAAATGAAGCAAAAAAAATAGTTGTAATTGGTCATATAATGCCAGATGGTGATGATATAAGCTCAGTGTTATCTCTTTCATTAGGGCTAAAAAAATTAGGGAAAGAAATTCTATCTTCAATTGATTGGAAAATTCCAGGTTATTTTCACGAGATTGATGAAGTAAAACATATTAGAAATTATGATGAAATAGATGTATATGGGTTTAATCCAGATGTTATAGTAGTAGTTGATGCCTCTAGTCCAGATAGAGTTGGAAGATTTTCAGAAGTGTTAAAAGATTTTAAAGTCATAGTTATTGATCATCATGCTACTAACACTTATTTTGGAGATATAAATTGGGTGGATCCTACTTTTGGAGCTACAGCCCAAATGGTTTTAAGGATTAACAAAGAACTTCAAGTTGAATATGATGAAAGACTTGCATTAGTAAATTTAATGGGAATAGAAACTGATACGGGATTTTTTAAATATTCAAATGCAGATGAAAGAGTTTTTAATGATGCGGCATATTTGATCTCACTAGGCGCAAGACCAGATGTTATTGCAAGAATGATATTGGAAAACAAAAGGCTTGAACAGTTTAAATTATTATCTAGAATGATTGATAATTTAAAATTAGAATGTGATGGGAAAATTGCATATTCATTTTTATCAAAAGAAGATTATGAAGAGTTTAATTGTACAGATGAAGATAGTGGAGGATTTGTAAGCGAGATTAGAGCTATTAAAGGAGTAGAAATTGCCATATTTTTCTATGAATATGTAAAGGGAGAAGTTCATATAAGTTTTCGGTCGAAAGAGTGGTTTGATGTAAGCAAGATTGCGTTTTCTCTGGGGGGAGGAGGCCATCCAAGGGCGGCTGGTGTGACCATAAATGGGAATATAGAAGATATAATTAAGGAGGTAATTAAGTTAACTAAGGCTACTTTTTCAGCGCAAAGGTAG
- a CDS encoding GGDEF domain-containing protein → MKILKFFRKTYNGEEYIIEEEGNIKRMKVIDKDLVGNFMEFSNYLSLLNYVMGFLKPERYEIENEKVVLYFAYNNEQPVEIEKLSLSSKRALFLILLNLLQEIYHIPNLFFPIFSVDDILLQENTFVVQPPIWLSRNMVPEIKDRVFVAPEFLKKQQIVEKSTVYVIGKFLEKLNLENDEINKVIKEMVREDVTKRNFHFGMPSVYKSFLEMNFVVPTIQRPELDIILKVVDYPERFIGVVGEQRMGKTTLINILQDRFMVEGKNVIRANSIKQFALQLLQLAADKGSENVLSEISDIIKNGGKVDTLVPLVGSVMEEFDQIIILVDDYQEKFDNFKVFLKELSKLSFSGNHKIIAFSTEEFEDFEKVITLNPFSVENVRELVEKSFGKIEKLDILVDFLHKVSSGFPGILVEILGSLVEKKILRKNIEKNCWICDFERLENFSFENIFDVFSMLNAEDVYSLRCLSVLGQKFTVEEIKLLEKILNKDFSKIIELSEKRGILYREYSIWRFTLKQYWQKLYSQAERKKEIHQKLICEYLKFDFFGVYQKVAWHFKMLGEEKKAVIFYLKAIRRGLEKYYSPNILLKMISEAEDLAPGKVLYSLIRFKIEVYYRTFKKINFEVSDKEIFLYWRMAAKFVNQKNREVVEFFEENKEKLQGFGKIGTYRRILLYYLALYNLGLYDKIDISVLKEISSIKDVDSKFVMDLKIRALILLGDLLSRRDKLSSDYFYNTAEMIAKEKELYHFLPTIYNNKSFNIGNFVILRQLLDKSIYYAEKVGLTNLSIVSKINKIYTMLYIGNIREFFMELSKLRKIIKLKNMDYELAETYKLEVLYHIYNREFEEGYKDLMIINKISQKFEISDSYLKSLFMLYIFTGKVELARALYEEHKNEKSFLEWGFNYFVKLSLAEDEDKFKRVWDEYKDSDVFLWREEIFSLFGEKIAKVDPEGFFEQLRFFEKDYASQDLKLSLALLYEGFAKYYKVLGKSYRYSLYISKAYSLYREIGLENYVRILEKNESAGINSYFKKGQNISDMLQKQNISKGLKDYFLKSNFALEVLEELKAIEEIEEPQNIINYFASKIIQILPVNEVAIYVEDKQIEEKFEFSNADDILKEDSIEKSPLRIRISDKIDKYLEYYIYISNKNLRISDEELLYILDLLKIVEYGFVTALKSSILRIRSLLDPLTKLYTRYYFAEKIEQYFIRAKKFREKMSIIMCDLDHFKQINDKYGHLVGDRVLKEVARILKGGVRNKNDIVGRYGGEEFIILLSNTFSKEAKQIAERLRREIELIDRFPFKITMSFGIACYPEVKVDTSDELVGYADDALYKAKDLGRNRVVVFEVFKENN, encoded by the coding sequence ATGAAAATTTTAAAATTTTTTAGGAAGACTTATAATGGAGAGGAATATATCATTGAAGAAGAAGGAAATATAAAAAGAATGAAAGTTATAGACAAAGATTTAGTTGGAAATTTTATGGAATTTTCCAACTATTTGAGTTTGTTAAATTATGTAATGGGTTTTTTAAAGCCTGAAAGATACGAAATAGAAAATGAAAAGGTAGTTTTGTATTTTGCATATAACAACGAGCAACCCGTTGAAATTGAAAAACTCTCTTTAAGCTCTAAGAGAGCACTTTTTTTGATTTTGCTAAATTTGCTTCAAGAAATTTATCATATACCAAATTTATTTTTTCCAATTTTTTCTGTTGACGATATTTTGTTACAGGAAAATACTTTTGTTGTACAGCCACCAATTTGGTTATCCAGAAACATGGTTCCTGAGATAAAAGATAGAGTTTTTGTTGCGCCTGAATTTTTGAAAAAACAGCAAATTGTTGAAAAATCTACGGTTTACGTTATTGGAAAATTTTTAGAAAAACTAAACTTGGAAAATGACGAGATAAATAAAGTAATAAAAGAAATGGTAAGAGAGGATGTTACCAAAAGAAATTTTCATTTTGGAATGCCAAGTGTTTATAAAAGTTTTTTGGAAATGAATTTTGTTGTTCCTACTATCCAAAGACCTGAACTTGATATTATTTTAAAAGTTGTAGATTATCCTGAAAGATTTATTGGAGTTGTAGGAGAACAAAGAATGGGTAAAACCACCTTAATTAATATACTGCAAGACAGGTTTATGGTAGAAGGGAAAAATGTTATCCGTGCAAATAGTATTAAACAATTTGCATTGCAACTTTTACAATTGGCAGCAGATAAAGGTTCAGAAAATGTACTGAGTGAGATCAGTGATATTATAAAAAATGGCGGGAAAGTAGATACGCTTGTACCTTTAGTTGGAAGTGTAATGGAGGAATTTGATCAGATTATAATATTAGTTGATGATTATCAAGAAAAATTCGATAATTTTAAAGTTTTTTTGAAAGAATTATCTAAGTTGAGTTTTTCTGGAAATCATAAGATTATAGCTTTTTCAACGGAAGAATTTGAGGATTTTGAAAAAGTAATAACATTGAATCCTTTTAGTGTAGAAAATGTAAGAGAATTAGTGGAAAAGTCATTTGGTAAAATTGAGAAATTAGATATTTTGGTTGATTTTTTACATAAGGTAAGTAGTGGGTTTCCCGGGATCTTGGTGGAAATTTTGGGTTCCCTTGTTGAGAAAAAAATATTAAGAAAAAATATAGAAAAAAATTGTTGGATTTGCGATTTTGAAAGACTAGAAAATTTTAGTTTTGAAAATATTTTTGATGTTTTCTCTATGCTAAATGCAGAAGATGTATATTCTTTGAGGTGTTTATCTGTTTTGGGACAGAAGTTTACTGTAGAAGAAATAAAATTACTTGAAAAAATATTAAATAAAGATTTTTCAAAAATTATAGAGTTATCTGAAAAAAGGGGAATTTTATATAGAGAGTATTCTATTTGGAGATTTACACTGAAACAATATTGGCAGAAGTTGTATTCTCAAGCGGAAAGAAAAAAGGAAATTCATCAAAAACTTATCTGTGAGTATTTGAAGTTTGATTTTTTTGGAGTTTACCAAAAAGTGGCGTGGCATTTTAAAATGTTAGGAGAGGAAAAAAAAGCCGTAATTTTTTACTTAAAAGCAATAAGAAGGGGACTTGAAAAATACTATTCACCTAATATATTACTTAAAATGATTTCTGAAGCGGAAGATCTTGCCCCTGGAAAGGTTTTGTATTCGTTGATTAGATTTAAAATAGAAGTATATTACCGTACATTTAAAAAGATTAACTTTGAAGTTTCGGATAAGGAAATCTTTTTGTATTGGAGGATGGCTGCAAAATTTGTTAATCAAAAAAATAGAGAAGTTGTGGAATTTTTTGAGGAAAATAAAGAAAAATTACAAGGATTTGGAAAGATAGGGACTTATAGGAGGATATTGTTATATTACTTGGCACTTTATAATTTAGGATTATACGATAAAATAGATATTTCTGTTTTAAAAGAAATCTCATCAATTAAAGATGTAGATTCAAAATTTGTCATGGATTTAAAAATAAGGGCTCTTATTTTATTGGGGGATCTCTTATCTCGTAGAGATAAGCTTTCTTCGGATTACTTTTATAATACAGCAGAGATGATAGCAAAAGAAAAGGAATTATACCACTTTTTACCCACTATATATAACAATAAATCGTTTAACATTGGTAATTTTGTCATATTAAGACAATTGCTTGATAAGTCTATTTATTATGCAGAAAAGGTTGGATTAACTAATCTTTCTATAGTTTCCAAGATAAATAAGATTTATACAATGCTATATATAGGAAATATTAGAGAGTTTTTTATGGAACTTTCAAAATTAAGGAAGATAATTAAATTAAAAAATATGGATTATGAACTTGCTGAGACTTATAAATTGGAAGTGTTATATCATATCTACAATAGAGAATTTGAAGAAGGGTACAAAGATTTGATGATAATAAATAAGATTTCACAGAAGTTTGAAATTAGTGATTCTTATCTTAAATCTTTGTTTATGTTATATATTTTTACTGGAAAAGTTGAACTTGCAAGAGCACTATACGAAGAACATAAAAATGAAAAGTCATTTTTGGAATGGGGATTTAACTATTTTGTTAAATTAAGTCTTGCAGAAGATGAAGATAAATTTAAAAGAGTTTGGGATGAGTATAAAGATTCAGACGTGTTTTTGTGGAGGGAGGAAATTTTCTCATTATTTGGCGAGAAAATAGCCAAAGTTGATCCTGAAGGTTTCTTTGAGCAATTGAGATTTTTTGAAAAAGATTATGCAAGTCAAGATTTGAAGTTGTCATTGGCGCTTTTGTATGAAGGATTTGCCAAATATTACAAGGTTTTAGGAAAGAGTTATAGGTATAGCCTGTATATTTCAAAAGCATATTCATTGTATAGAGAAATTGGGTTGGAGAATTACGTGAGAATTTTGGAGAAAAACGAAAGTGCAGGTATAAATTCTTATTTTAAGAAGGGGCAAAATATTTCCGATATGCTTCAAAAACAAAATATTTCTAAGGGATTGAAAGATTACTTTTTAAAATCTAATTTTGCATTGGAAGTTTTAGAAGAACTAAAGGCTATAGAAGAAATAGAAGAACCGCAAAATATCATAAATTATTTTGCAAGTAAAATTATTCAAATATTGCCTGTTAATGAAGTTGCTATTTATGTTGAAGATAAGCAAATTGAAGAAAAGTTTGAATTTTCTAACGCAGATGATATATTGAAAGAAGATTCTATAGAAAAATCACCACTGAGAATTAGAATTTCAGATAAGATTGATAAATACTTAGAATATTATATATACATTTCAAATAAAAATTTGAGAATTAGTGATGAAGAACTATTATATATCTTAGATTTATTAAAGATTGTAGAATATGGTTTTGTTACAGCACTTAAGTCATCTATATTAAGAATTAGAAGTCTTTTAGATCCTTTGACAAAATTGTATACAAGATATTACTTTGCAGAAAAGATAGAACAATATTTTATAAGGGCCAAAAAATTTAGAGAAAAAATGTCGATAATAATGTGTGATTTGGATCACTTCAAACAGATAAATGATAAATATGGACATTTAGTAGGGGATAGAGTTCTAAAGGAAGTAGCTCGTATCTTAAAAGGTGGTGTACGTAATAAAAATGATATAGTTGGAAGATATGGTGGTGAAGAATTTATAATTTTGCTTTCAAATACTTTTTCTAAAGAGGCTAAACAGATTGCAGAGAGATTAAGAAGAGAAATTGAATTGATTGATAGATTTCCATTTAAAATAACTATGAGTTTTGGAATAGCATGTTATCCTGAAGTAAAGGTGGATACTTCAGATGAACTTGTTGGATATGCAGATGATGCATTATATAAAGCAAAAGACTTGGGAAGAAATAGGGTGGTAGTATTTGAAGTATTTAAAGAAAATAATTAA